One Lycium barbarum isolate Lr01 chromosome 5, ASM1917538v2, whole genome shotgun sequence genomic window carries:
- the LOC132642267 gene encoding pleckstrin homology domain-containing protein 1: protein MAVSLWRAVMGNTTTQSNNNENYDSIEFWSNPERTGWLTKQGEYIKTWRRRWFVLKQGKLFWFKESNITSESKPRGVIPVANCVTVKGAEDVLNKQFAFEISTREDTMYFIADSEKEKEDWINSIGRSIVQHSKSVTNDEIVDYS, encoded by the coding sequence ATGGCAGTTAGTCTATGGCGAGCAGTGATGGGCAACACCACCACTCAATCGAACAACAACGAAAACTACGACTCCATCGAGTTCTGGTCTAACCCTGAACGAACCGGGTGGCTAACAAAACAAGGCGAGTACATAAAAACCTGGCGTCGTAGGTGGTTCGTATTAAAACAAGGAAAACTATTCTGGTTCAAAGAATCAAACATCACTAGCGAATCGAAACCACGTGGCGTGATCCCAGTGGCTAATTGTGTTACTGTTAAAGGAGCTGAAGATGTGCTAAACAAGCAATTCGCTTTCGAGATTTCGACACGTGAAGATACTATGTATTTTATTGCTGATtcggagaaggagaaggaggattGGATTAATTCCATCGGACGGTCTATAGTGCAGCATTCTAAGTCTGTTACCAATGATGAAATTGTGGACTATTCATAG
- the LOC132640375 gene encoding small ribosomal subunit protein bTHXc: MASLLGAVPMAVQSMAALSPNLSFSRSHSVAGLSIAAATPSASISSLTLTSSNLPFIYCGRGDKKTAKGKRFNHSFGNARPRNKKKGRGPPRVAAPPAAPKRDPFDDGQVVKIEIHEN; this comes from the exons ATGGCTTCGTTACTCGGGGCAGTACCTATGGCTGTTCAATCCATGGCGGCTCTTTCTCCTAATTTATCCTTCTCTCGTTCTCACTCAGTAGCTGGCCTGTCAATTGCGGCGGCAACCCCTTCAGCATCAATTTCGTCTTTGACTCTCACCTCTTCAAACCTGCCATTCA TTTACTGCGGCAGAGGCGATAAGAAGACTGCGAAGGGCAAGCGCTTCAATCACTCCTTCGGCAAT GCAAGGCCAAGGAACAAGAAGAAGGGAAGAGGACCACCTAGGGTTGCAGCACCTCCAGCAGCTCCAAAGAGGGATCCATTTGATGATGGCCAGGTCGTTAAAATTGAGATTCATGAAAACTAG
- the LOC132640376 gene encoding uncharacterized protein LOC132640376 — translation MNLQNFVLQAFAPSATSLLDSPSKSTRWGDKNANLVSKVVLFSPIKSRKSLRSGKNVSKGHSSRQPCCSSSLYANFGEEQYDGEGFEERFRKNEGCCAIFESKYARKDSFLPSKFESLEPRTLGIKPEPPYWPEREAILWTNIEQKAKSFGLPLSLRMIKKKHQLQSGNFRDFKETNSCTSKAFNTLVIIVLELQTYALHMRESICNEDLDRIIAKVQGEMYSSFVWLFRQVFSRTPTLMIYVMILLANYSVYSASQNFAIAKPLPQIACEHNQQHVQINYHRIIPEELSKFADQVLRSDEEIELWDSIEDEALNMRGIRDIIGLDHEAMLKFVSPLSVEIEPDNNVDYFKTDLLYQIALSHEPYNTLLLCNYAQFLQVIARDYNRAEECFKRAVQVEPQDAEVLCQYANFLWKVRKDLWGAEDRYQQALAAESRNPYYASSYANFLWNTGGEETCFLPSSTTSFNDRKVIMVNIK, via the exons ATGAACCTCCAAAATTTTGTGCTTCAAGCCTTTGCTCCTTCAGCCACTTCTCTTCTCGATTCACCTTCTAAATCAACAAGATGGGGTGATAAAAATGCAAACTTGGTTTCTAAAGTTGTTCTTTTTAGTCCTATAAAATCAAGAAAGTCACTTAGGTCTGGCAAAAATGTCTCTAAAGGTCATAGTAGCAGACAACCATGTTGTAGTTCAAGTTTATATGCAAATTTTGGAGAAGAACAATATGATGgagaaggttttgaagaaagatttaggaaaaatgaaGGATGTTGTGCAATTTTTGAGAGTAAATATGCAAGAAAAGACTCATTTTTGCCATCAAAATTTGAGTCCCTTGAACCAAGAACGCTTGGTATTAAACCAGAACCTCCATATTGGCCAGAAAGAGAGGCAATTTTATGGACAAATATTGAACAAAAAGCCAAAAGTTTTGGACTTCCTTTGTCACTTAGAATGATAAAAAAGAAACATCAATTGCAGTCTGGTAATTTTAGAGACTTTAAAGAGACCAATTCTTGCACCTCAAAGGCCTTTAACACTTTGGTAATCATTGTTCTGGAGTTGCAAACTTATGCATTGCACATGAGGGAATCAATATGCAATGAAGATTTGGATAGGATTATCGCTAAAGTACAAGGAGAAATGTATTCATCGTTTGTTTGGCTTTTTCGACAAGTATTTTCTCGAACACCAACATTAATGATCTATGTGATGATCCTTTTGGCTAATTATAGTGTATACTCGGCCTCTCAAAATTTTGCTATTGCTAAACCATTACCACAAATAGCCTGTGAGCATAATCAACAACACGTGCAGATTAATTATCATCGTATCATTCCTGAAGAACTATCAAAGTTTGCTGATCAAGTACTGAGAAGTGATGAAGAGATAGAATTGTGGGATTCGATAGAAGATGAAGCCTTAAATATGAGGGGTATAAGGGATATTATTGGGCTTGATCATGAAGCCATGCTAAAGTTTGTCTCACCATTGTCAGTGGAGATTGAACCAGATAACAATGTTGACTATTTTAAGACTGATCTTCTTTATCAGATTGCTCTGTCTCATGAGCCTTATAACACTCTTCTACTATGCAATTATGCACAGTTTCTGCAAGTTATCGCTCGAGATTATAATAG GGCAGAGGAATGTTTCAAGCGGGCAGTCCAAGTAGAACCACAGGATGCAGAGGTCCTATGTCAGTATGCAAACTTCTTGTGGAAGGTTAGGAAGGACTTATGGGGAGCAGAAGATAGATATCAACAGGCATTGGCAGCTGAGTCTAGGAACCCTTATTATGCATCTTCATATGCCAATTTCTTGTGGAACACTGGCGGCGAGGAAACTTGTTTCCTTCCAAGTAGTACTACTTCCTTCAACGACAGGAAAG TGATTATGGTAAATATTAAGTAA